Proteins found in one Podarcis muralis chromosome 5, rPodMur119.hap1.1, whole genome shotgun sequence genomic segment:
- the LOC114598393 gene encoding BPI fold-containing family A member 1-like yields MFPVLAFAIFCGLLAQNTQGYASPQAIVNLGPEMLQRLISHRLDSQALVGRLQNLPLQSILQGGSGGLLGLGNLPVLGGLVDGLLGNILGVKIRNIELLRLDIRLDEVAKHIIVTVPADVEIEINLPLNLGRLLHVKLYLDIQVAVRILTDPVSGHVKLVVGNCHNNPGHLRITLLNKKGPLLQTVNNLLRAVTDILEKTVPHLLQKELCPLVNMLLEDVLNLLQGSSSSYVHGDMIQLRPSSTSLRNGVMQIGYEGTVRLPGGQNYIVPSGTAPLPHAPLGDAPMNMLLSDHLLSAMLRAFLTPRAINIHSPQEGGIRALQVSYGAPVLALTVGRIEVKQNIDVKVYSGRHLFTVRATVTSLGAVSVAGGSLRLTLHLEGIDNLSLINSSVGNFDVQHLTGAISHLVSAFLLPHQNHLLAEGFPLPLVQQLGVDHLNAAPGQNALLLFAPPLAS; encoded by the exons TGATTTCCCACCGGTTGGACAGCCAGGCTTTGGTCGGCCGTCTCCAGAATTTGCCCCTCCAGAGCATCTTGCAAGGTGGTTCCGGTGGATTACTGGGCCTGGGAAACCTCCCCGTCCTCGGAGGCCTGGTGGATGGGCTTCTGGGCAACATCTTGGG GGTGAAGATTAGAAACATAGAGCTTCTCCGACTCGACATCCGTTTGGATGAGGTAGCAAAGCACATTATTGTGACCGTCCCAGCAGATGTGGAGATTGAAATAAATCT GCCACTCAATTTAGGCAGGCTCCTTCACGTGAAGCTGTACCTGGACATCCAGGTTGCAGTTCGAATCCTGACAGACCCGGTGAGCGGCCATGTGAAACTGGTCGTCGGAAATTGCCACAATAACCCTGGCCACCTTAGAATCACCCTCCTCAACAA GAAAGGACCTCTTCTCCAGACCGTCAATaacctcctgcgagcagtgaccGACATTCTGGAAAAGACGGTTCCCCATCTGCTGCAGAAAGAG CTCTGCCCACTTGTCAACATGCTTCTAGAAGATGTGCTGAATTTGCTGCAAG GCTCCTCGTCCTCCTATGTGCACGGAGACATGATCCAGCTGCGACCCTCATCCACCTCTCTCCGCAACGGAGTCATGCAAATTGGCTATGAA GGCACTGTCCGCCTGCCTGGAGGGCAGAACTACATCGTCCCCTCTGGCACCGCCCCCCTTCCCCATGCGCCCCTGGGCGATGCTCCCATGAACATGCTCCTCAGCGACCACCTGCTGAGCGCGATGCTCAGAGCTTTCTTGACTCCAAGGGCTATAAACATCCACAGTCCACAGGAG GGTGGAATACGGGCCTTGCAGGTCTCCTACGGGGCTCCTGTCCTCGCCCTGACCGTGGGAAGGATCGAGGTGAAGCAGAATATCGACGTCAAGGTGTACAGCGGCCGGCATCTCTTCACTGTCCGTGCT ACGGTGACTTCGCTTGGTGCCGTTTCTGTGGCCGGAGGGAGCCTGAGACTCACTCTTCACCTTGAAGG GATTGACAATCTCTCCTTGATCAACTCTTCAGTTGGAAACTTTGAT GTGCAGCACCTGACGGGCGCAATTTCACACCTGGTGTCTGCCTTCCTTTTACCACATCAGAACC ATTTGCTGGCAGAAGGCTTCCCGTTGCCTCTGGTGCAACAGCTTGGCGTCGACCATCTCAACGCTGCCCCTGGCCAG AACGCTCTTCTGCTCTTCGCTCCCCCCTTGGCTTCCTGA
- the LOC144327872 gene encoding uncharacterized protein LOC144327872 isoform X2, with amino-acid sequence MDLLLFSLSLSWQAYCFLADIFITDNKLKLSLTLDSGFLDMGGDNRARLQGSRCDAVETLERVLNQESPFPMLDYLQQELPLPLVPDIGEVMKMEDTSYDEFLLVSIIAK; translated from the exons ATGGACCTTctcttgttttctctctccctttcatgGCAGGCTTACTGTTTTTTAGCTGATATTTTTATTACAGACAACAAGCTGAAGCTCTCGTTAACTCTAGACAG TGGATTTCTGGACATGGGAGGCGATAAC AGGGCCCGGCTCCAGGGAAGTAGATGCGACGCTGTGGAAACGCTGGAGAGGGTGCTGAACCAAGAGAGTCCTTTTCCAATGTTGG ATTACCTGCAGCAGGAGCTCCCCTTGCCACTGGTTCCAGACATTGGCGAAGTGATGAAGATGGAAGATACGTCCTATGAT GAATTCCTCTTGGTTTCTATAATCGCAAAGTAA
- the LOC144327872 gene encoding uncharacterized protein LOC144327872 isoform X1, with protein sequence MDLLLFSLSLSWQAYCFLADIFITDNKLKLSLTLDSGFLDMGGDNRARLQGSRCDAVETLERVLNQESPFPMLDYLQQELPLPLVPDIGEVMKMEDTSYDVSLWHLVHGSGCRL encoded by the exons ATGGACCTTctcttgttttctctctccctttcatgGCAGGCTTACTGTTTTTTAGCTGATATTTTTATTACAGACAACAAGCTGAAGCTCTCGTTAACTCTAGACAG TGGATTTCTGGACATGGGAGGCGATAAC AGGGCCCGGCTCCAGGGAAGTAGATGCGACGCTGTGGAAACGCTGGAGAGGGTGCTGAACCAAGAGAGTCCTTTTCCAATGTTGG ATTACCTGCAGCAGGAGCTCCCCTTGCCACTGGTTCCAGACATTGGCGAAGTGATGAAGATGGAAGATACGTCCTATGATGTGAGCCTTTGGCATTTAGTCCATGGTTCAGGATGCAGGCTTTGA